A DNA window from Solanum lycopersicum chromosome 3, SLM_r2.1 contains the following coding sequences:
- the LOC138347564 gene encoding uncharacterized protein produces the protein MVILGSLLGLCSTFASQGNAGNDNVDVDVYINVIFMLTLILTLMLMLTFVFTARLHCYSHSRSNVHICIDVDIDIQVHTDVNINVDADVYIVITVNIHLDVHNNDHIYVDINIYIDIHVDIDVHIDVYVHVDFYIHVYIDIVDHIFYNHVEIDIYVYVDVHIEVHIDVHVNDGVYIDVDLHIDVYIKVHVDGHMDIHVHVDVNIDVDVDVHININVYVNANIYIFIDANIDISIHVHVDIDVEIDVDIDVDINVHINFQVDVHVDVYIYIHVDVHIDVQSYINSDVYIHVHVDDDVDIYIDVHVENYVNIDVDVDVHIDVNIDIDFHINIQIDIYVGVHVYTVIDVDFDVGIGIDIDVYIDVVIVVNIYDDVDIDINDKIYVKIHYDVDVDIYIHVDIYIHVKVDISINIHVNFDIHTTLDIHTNVYVDVHAKIYLYIDILVYIDIEVEILIDVKIDDDVHTNVDIYFNVHLDIHVYIDADVHIDYYIDVHVDIDHVEFYVHVDVHVDFDVHDDIDIFAEVDIDINVDIEVDVDCELTLKLTFTVDIELDVYIDVEVYIDLYNDVAIDVQFSHLC, from the exons ATGGTTATCTTGGGATCACTTTTGGGTCTTTGTTCCACGTTCGCGTCTCAGGGTAACGCGGGGAATGATaatgttgatgttgacgtttatattaatgtgatttttatgttGACATTGATATTGACTTTGATGCTGATGCTGACATTTGTGTTCACTGCTCGTTTACATTGTTATTCACATTCACGTTCAA ATGTTCACATTTgcattgatgttgacattgataTTCAAGTTCACACGGACGTTAACATTAACGTTGACGCTGACGTTTACATTGTCATTACTGTTAACATTCACCTCGACGTTCATAATAATGATCATATTTACGTTGACATTAACATTTACATCGATATTcatgttgacattgatgttcacattgacgtttATGTTCACGTTGATTTTTACATTCATGTTTACATCGACATTGTCGATCATATTTTTTACAACCATGTTGAG ATTGacatttatgtttatgttgacgttcacattgaaGTTCATATTGATGTTCACGTGAATGATGGTgtttacattgacgttgatCTTCACATTGACGTATATATTAAGGTTCATGTTGATGGTCACATGGACATTCATGTTCACGTTGATGTTaacattgacgttgatgttgatgttcataTTAACATTAACGTTTACGTTAATGctaatatttacattttcaTTGATGCTAACATTGACATTAGCATTCATGTTCACGTTGATATTGACGTTGAaattgatgttgacattgacgttgacattaATGTTCACATTAACTTTCAAGTTgacgttcatgttgatgtttacatttacattcatgttgacgttcacatAGACGTTCAGAGTTACATTAACAGTGATGTTTACATTCACG TTCACGTTGACGATGATGTTGACATTTatattgatgttcatgttgaaaattatgttaatattgacgttgatgttgacgttcatATTGATGTTAACATTGACATTGACTTTCACATTAACATTCAAATTGACATTTATGTTGGTGTTCATGTTTACACTGTCATTGATGTTGATTTTGACGTTGGCATTGGCATTGATattgatgtttacattgacgTGGTCATTGTTGTTAACATTTATGATGATGTGGACATTGACATTAACGATAAG ATTTATGTTAAGATTCATTATgatgttgacgttgacattTACATTCATGTTGACATTTACATTCACGTAAAGGTTGACATTTCAATAAACATTCACGTTAATTTTGACATTCACACTACCCTTGACATTCACACTAACGTTTACGTTGACGTTCATGCTAAAATTTATCTTTACATTGACATTCTGGTTTACATTGATATAGAAGTTGAAATTCTAATTGACGTTAAGATTGACGACGACGTTCACACTAACGTTGACATTTACTTTAATGTTCATCTTGATATTCACGTTTATATTGATGCTGATGTTCATATTGACTATTatattgatgttcatgttgacattgat catgttgagttttatgttcacgttgatgttcatgttgactTTGATGTTCATGATGACATTGATATTTTTGCTGAGGTTGATATTGATATCAACGTTGACATTGAGGTTGACGTTGACTGTGAGTTGACATTAAAGTTGACGTTTACG GTTGACATTGAACttgatgtttacattgatgttgaGGTTTACATTGACCTTTATAATGACGTTGCCATTGATGTTCAATtttcacatttatgttga
- the LOC138347563 gene encoding uncharacterized protein — translation MNDGVHIDFDVHIDVYINVQVDGHMDIHVHVDVNIEVDVYIKIDVYVHPNIYIFVDADIDTSIPVHVDIEVEIDVYIDVDVHVHINFHVNIDVHVYIEIHVDDHIDVQCYIHSDVHIHGHLEVYVQVYIDVHVDVHVEIYFNFDVDIDVHIDVNIYIDFHINVLVDIYVDVHVDVVIDFYFDAGINIDIYVDIDVDIVVNIYDDVDIDINNKVYIIIDVDIHIGINIDDNVHTNGYIYVNVHLDIHIYIFVGVHIDFYIDVHVDIDVRIDLYIYFYVDVYVDVDVDVHDDIVIFAHIDIDINIDIDVDVDYELTLKVEVYGYNNVDVNIAIDIYVDIDVNIGVDVDFEVDVYIDIDDHVDGHMDINVHVDVNIDVDVYFHINIDVNVHVNIYIFIDADIDTSIHVHVDIDVEIDVDIDVDVHVYIDVHVDVLVDDDVEVYIDIHVKIYVNIDVDVDVYIDVNIDIDFHINVQVDIYFDVHVDLVIDVYFGVGIDIDIDVDVDVDIVVNIYDDEDIDINNKVDQLTLTFTFEIDIHVNLDIHITLDVRINVYVDGHANIYIYIDIQVFIDIDVDINIDVNIDDDVHTNVKIYVNVHLDIHVYITVDVNIAIDIYVDIYVNVGVDVDFEVDVYIDVDVYIDLYIDVAIDVQF, via the exons ATGAATGATGGTGTTCACATTGACTTTGATGTTCATATTGATGTATATATTAATGTTCAAGTTGATGGTCACATGGACATTCACGTTCACGTCGATGTTAACATTGAAGTTGatgtttatattaaaattgacGTTTACGTTCATcctaatatttacatttttgttGATGCTGACATTGACACTAGCATTCCTGTTCACGTTGATATTGaagttgaaattgatgtttacattgacgttgacgttCATGTTCACATAAACTTTCATGTTaacattgacgttcatgtttACATTGAAATTCATGTTGACGATCACATAGACGTTCAATGTTACATTCACAGTGATGTTCACATTCACGGTCACCTTGAAGTTTACGTTCAA gtttacattgacgttcatgttgacgttcatgttgaaatctattttaattttgacgttgacattgacgttcataTTGATGTTAACATTTACATTGACTTTCACATTAACGTTCTAGTTGACATTTacgttgatgttcatgttgacgttgttattgatttttattttgatgctGGCATTAACattgatatttatgttgacattgacgtCGACATTGTCGTTAACATTTATGATGATGTGGATATTGACATTAACAATAAG GTTTATATTATTATAgacgttgacattcacattgGCATTAACATTGACGACAACGTTCACACTAACGGTTACATTTACGTTAATGTTCATCTTGATATTCACATTTATATTTTCGTTGGCGTTCACATTGACTTTTATattgacgttcatgttgacattgatgttcGCATTGACCTTTATATTTAC ttttatgttgacgtttatgttgacgttgatgttgacgttcatGATGACATTGTTATTTTTGCTCACATTGATATTGATATCaacattgacattgatgttgatgttgactaTGAGTTGACTTTAAAAGTTGAAGTTTACGGTTACAATAACGTTGATGTTAACATTGCCATTGACATTTACGTTGACATTGATGTTAATATTGGTGTTGACGTTGACTTTGAagttgatgtttacattgatATTGAC GATCACGTGGATGGTCACATGGACATTAACGTTCACGTTGATGTTaacattgacgttgatgtttattttcatattaacaTTGATGTTAACGTTCATGTGAATATTTACATTTTCATTGATGCTGACATTGACACTAGCATTCATGTTCACGTTGATATTGACGTTGAaattgatgttgacattgacgttgacgttCAT gtttacattgacgttcatgttgacGTTCTCGTTGACGATGATGTTGAGgtttacattgacattcatgttaaaatttatgttaatattgacgttgatgttgacgttTATATTGATGTTAACATTGACATTGACTTTCACATTAACGTTCAAGTAGACATTTActttgatgttcatgttgatcttGTCATTGATGTTTATTTTGGCGTTGGCATTGACattgatattgatgttgacgttgacGTGGACATTGTCGTTAACATTTATGATGATGAGGACATTGACATTAACAATAAGGTCGACCAGTTGACGTTGAC GTTTACATTTGAAATTGACATTCACGTTAACTTAGACATTCACATTACCCTTGACGTTCGCATTAATGTTTACGTTGACGGTCATGCTAACATTTATATTTACATTGACATTCAGGTTTTCATTGATATAGACGTTGACATTAACATTGACGTTAACATTGACGACGACGTTCACACAAACgttaaaatttatgttaatgttCATCTTGATATTCACGTTTACATTACTGTTGATGTTAACATTGCCATTgacatttatgttgacatttATGTTAATGTTGGTGTTGATGTTGACTTTGAagttgatgtttacattgacgttgacgttTACATTGACCTTTATATTGACGTTGCCATTGATGTTCAATTTTAA